A genomic segment from Tuwongella immobilis encodes:
- a CDS encoding carboxylesterase family protein, with protein sequence MIRSSRHLGIRTAFWGLMLVGMVLLALPDSGRADVVILKDGFTLYGKVGKEQTSYVDPVTGESILMAKAGGVNSIDDGCRVTIFSVHTKQIGEVDNPDLRANLVQFRTAFNRRLRRLSMPPDATFSDITPFTKDWRRTVKARFSRGHTTIDQQITIMTPYSVRIDSASHEWAANYLTQELGPEFILPLLKTHPDLAEPDGKANPEKRIKLFRFFLQATWYDLAQKELERLAKDAPDAKDRVEEGQKLLAQAIAERYVEEIEAAKLGGRHRVAQQLINQLPAENVENKLLVRIANLKGTYETSKSQLEQCQRHLSELPLAVSEPNEQFLVGAAKSILMELHLDTLDRLDLFLALADQAERDRKAGKSVIHLPGELLAAAVTGWLQGKNSTETKIPAARRLWRGRDFLLEYLRTGDRRSRDQLLTSYRSRMDALAFDELATMVPLLPPIDAEPLAADAVHTRKTGSLPGWSEGIEYALYLPPEYSPGRAYPLLIAMAHGSEQPDAMITRFRYHASKYGYILVAPKWTPGLGGGYGFSDEEQQSVLGVLQHVRRIAQVDSDRVFLTGVGEGGTLALDVAASHPDLFAGVAPMHPSIEWNRIMVEYWRNLQLVPTYLVTGNFGSDSAKALRRMIEEWMPRGYPGMHVIYKGRAAEWFPAEVPILFDWMNRKKRATAFPECGKPGEEFRALRTGDSRFYWISSDEINEKHTLDNLRPNGIPNPARFSGKAVLGANQINVTAFGVKQVTVWLSREMIDLTKPITIRVNGRLTWNNGNKPVQPDLQVMLEDLYKRGDRQRTYIARVDFDKP encoded by the coding sequence ATGATCCGATCTTCTCGCCATCTGGGCATTCGCACCGCGTTCTGGGGATTGATGCTCGTGGGCATGGTGCTGCTGGCCCTGCCCGATTCCGGTCGCGCCGATGTCGTGATTCTCAAAGACGGATTCACGCTGTACGGCAAAGTCGGCAAAGAGCAAACCAGCTATGTCGATCCCGTTACCGGCGAATCGATTCTGATGGCCAAAGCCGGCGGGGTGAATTCGATCGACGATGGCTGCCGCGTGACCATTTTCTCGGTGCATACCAAGCAGATTGGCGAAGTGGATAACCCCGATTTGCGGGCGAATCTGGTGCAGTTCCGCACGGCGTTCAATCGGCGCTTGCGGCGGCTCTCCATGCCGCCCGATGCCACCTTCAGCGACATTACCCCGTTCACCAAAGATTGGCGGCGCACGGTGAAGGCCCGGTTCAGCCGCGGGCATACCACCATCGACCAGCAAATCACCATCATGACGCCGTATTCGGTGCGGATCGACTCGGCCTCGCATGAATGGGCCGCGAATTATCTCACGCAGGAACTCGGGCCGGAATTCATTCTGCCGCTCTTGAAGACGCACCCGGACTTGGCCGAACCGGATGGCAAAGCCAATCCCGAGAAGCGGATCAAGCTGTTTCGCTTCTTCTTGCAAGCAACTTGGTACGATTTGGCCCAAAAAGAGCTGGAACGCCTCGCCAAAGATGCCCCGGATGCCAAAGACCGCGTGGAAGAAGGCCAAAAGTTGCTCGCACAAGCAATCGCCGAACGCTACGTCGAGGAAATCGAAGCCGCGAAACTCGGCGGCCGGCACCGCGTGGCACAACAGCTCATCAACCAGCTTCCCGCCGAAAATGTCGAAAACAAGCTCCTGGTGCGCATCGCCAATCTGAAAGGCACCTACGAAACGAGCAAATCGCAACTCGAACAGTGCCAACGTCATCTGAGCGAACTCCCGCTCGCGGTCTCGGAACCCAACGAACAATTTCTGGTGGGCGCGGCCAAGTCGATCCTGATGGAATTGCATCTCGACACGCTGGATCGGCTCGATTTGTTCCTCGCGTTGGCCGATCAAGCGGAACGCGATCGCAAAGCGGGCAAATCGGTGATCCACCTGCCCGGCGAACTGCTGGCCGCCGCCGTGACTGGCTGGCTGCAAGGCAAGAACTCCACCGAAACCAAGATTCCCGCCGCTCGCCGATTATGGCGTGGCCGCGATTTTCTGCTGGAATATCTGCGCACCGGCGACCGCCGATCCCGCGATCAATTATTGACCAGTTATCGTTCCCGAATGGATGCGCTGGCGTTCGATGAATTGGCTACGATGGTGCCGCTGCTGCCGCCGATTGATGCCGAACCACTCGCCGCCGATGCCGTCCACACCCGCAAAACCGGCTCGCTTCCCGGTTGGAGCGAAGGGATCGAATATGCGTTGTACCTGCCCCCGGAATACTCCCCCGGTCGGGCCTACCCGCTGTTGATTGCCATGGCCCACGGGAGCGAACAACCCGATGCCATGATTACCCGATTCCGGTATCACGCCTCGAAATACGGCTACATTCTCGTGGCCCCGAAATGGACTCCCGGCTTGGGCGGCGGCTACGGATTCTCCGACGAAGAACAGCAATCCGTTCTCGGCGTGTTGCAGCATGTTCGCCGAATTGCCCAGGTCGATAGCGACCGCGTGTTCCTCACTGGTGTCGGGGAAGGTGGCACGCTCGCGCTCGATGTCGCCGCGTCGCACCCCGACCTGTTCGCCGGTGTCGCCCCGATGCATCCTTCCATCGAATGGAATCGCATCATGGTCGAATACTGGCGCAACCTGCAATTGGTGCCGACCTATCTGGTGACGGGCAATTTCGGCAGCGATTCCGCCAAAGCCTTGCGTCGCATGATCGAAGAATGGATGCCTCGCGGCTACCCCGGCATGCACGTCATTTACAAAGGCCGCGCCGCGGAGTGGTTCCCCGCCGAGGTGCCGATTCTCTTCGATTGGATGAATCGCAAGAAGCGCGCCACGGCATTCCCCGAATGCGGCAAACCCGGCGAGGAATTTCGCGCGTTACGAACCGGAGATTCGCGGTTCTACTGGATTAGCAGCGACGAAATCAACGAGAAGCACACGCTGGACAATCTCCGCCCCAACGGCATTCCCAACCCGGCTCGCTTCTCCGGCAAGGCGGTGCTGGGTGCCAATCAAATCAACGTCACCGCGTTCGGCGTCAAGCAAGTCACCGTTTGGCTCAGCCGCGAAATGATCGACCTGACCAAGCCAATCACCATTCGCGTCAATGGCCGACTCACCTGGAACAACGGCAACAAACCGGTGCAGCCCGATTTGCAGGTCATGCTCGAAGATTTGTACAAACGCGGTGATCGCCAGCGGACCTACATCGCACGGGTGGATTTCGATAAACCGTGA
- a CDS encoding VWA domain-containing protein: MTQLARPVEPFGEVNVFRETDGRLRVVATVLMEPDIEGAKAGLALDASASMKKIYGANAPVSPLFAKAAGVTNIVEPVARTMASYLARFASSGRVTLAYWACDSDGSKVEPIGEFNDDQTQTIDIRGPRKFPWGRNTRLLPPVKYFIEQVFVNCPWAIGVFVTDGEIADLAEVKAYSLDFAKAIAKGDRSFVKLVLLGVGEEVRQSQLAELDDMFDGSDLRDPKGEPIDLWDHKLVSEMKSLTEIFAEVISEHVILAESGQVLDHRHQVVHHYTDGVPGRLEFFLPGDATEFTLKLPHLAIVQDLTEGLSQIGTGD, translated from the coding sequence ATGACTCAACTCGCTCGCCCGGTTGAACCATTCGGGGAAGTCAACGTCTTTCGGGAAACCGATGGACGGCTCCGCGTCGTCGCCACCGTCCTGATGGAACCCGACATCGAAGGCGCAAAAGCCGGACTCGCCCTCGACGCATCCGCTTCCATGAAAAAGATTTACGGCGCCAATGCGCCAGTCTCGCCGCTGTTCGCCAAAGCCGCCGGTGTCACCAACATCGTCGAACCCGTCGCCCGCACCATGGCCAGTTATCTGGCCCGATTCGCCTCCAGCGGCCGCGTCACACTCGCCTACTGGGCGTGCGATTCGGATGGAAGCAAGGTCGAACCGATCGGCGAATTCAATGACGATCAAACTCAAACGATCGACATTCGCGGCCCGCGCAAATTCCCCTGGGGCCGCAATACCCGACTCTTGCCGCCGGTCAAATACTTCATCGAACAGGTGTTCGTCAATTGTCCCTGGGCGATTGGTGTCTTCGTGACCGATGGCGAAATTGCAGACTTGGCCGAGGTCAAAGCCTACTCGCTCGATTTCGCCAAAGCGATTGCCAAAGGCGACCGCTCATTCGTGAAGTTGGTGCTGCTAGGGGTGGGCGAAGAAGTCCGCCAGTCCCAATTGGCGGAACTCGACGACATGTTCGATGGCAGCGATTTACGCGATCCCAAAGGCGAACCGATCGACCTGTGGGATCATAAACTGGTCAGCGAAATGAAATCGCTCACCGAAATTTTCGCCGAGGTCATCAGCGAGCATGTCATTCTCGCCGAATCGGGACAGGTGTTGGATCATCGGCATCAGGTGGTCCACCACTACACCGACGGCGTGCCCGGGCGATTGGAATTTTTCCTGCCCGGCGATGCCACCGAATTCACGCTGAAATTACCGCATCTGGCGATTGTGCAAGACCTTACCGAAGGGCTGTCCCAAATCGGAACCGGAGACTAA
- a CDS encoding MFS transporter produces the protein MAWYHGATRAQWMALTAALLGWMFDGYEMGIFPLVARPALVDLLGFSPDTPKAEVDAAVGPWNAWITAAFLVGAAFGGWGFGWLGDRVGRVRAMMFAVLTYAIFTGVCGFAQSPWQLAGFRFISALGMGGEWALGVALVMESWPAHARPWLAGLIGAAGNVGYVLTSLVAMSLETGGFPIGEGGWRWILGVSAFPALLTFIIRFFVPESEQWKHAQASGPKPSLVAIFAPGLWQRTIPGALLGAVALVATWASIQWIVPWTNSISGRPMDGYIAQICSGIGAACGCIGAAVLGADRSRRLGYAVMCILSLIVCQTLFRGFNGVSEVGLPFFGMVFLAGLTTASFYGWLPLYLPELFPTRLRATGQGFCFNCGRLIAAGGALTTGALMSKDGIFAGNFAMAGATMSLIYLVGLVVIWIAPETRGKPMPE, from the coding sequence ATGGCATGGTATCACGGTGCAACCCGCGCCCAATGGATGGCATTAACCGCCGCATTGCTGGGCTGGATGTTCGATGGCTACGAAATGGGGATTTTCCCACTGGTGGCCCGACCGGCGTTGGTCGATCTACTCGGATTCTCGCCCGATACGCCGAAAGCAGAAGTCGATGCCGCTGTCGGGCCATGGAATGCCTGGATTACCGCGGCCTTTCTGGTGGGGGCGGCATTTGGCGGCTGGGGATTCGGCTGGTTGGGGGATCGTGTCGGTCGGGTGCGGGCGATGATGTTCGCCGTGCTCACCTACGCCATTTTCACCGGCGTGTGCGGGTTTGCCCAATCACCGTGGCAACTCGCGGGGTTCCGATTCATCTCGGCGTTGGGCATGGGCGGCGAGTGGGCGTTGGGGGTCGCTCTGGTCATGGAATCCTGGCCGGCGCACGCGCGACCGTGGCTCGCGGGATTGATCGGGGCGGCGGGAAATGTCGGCTATGTGCTGACCTCATTGGTCGCCATGTCGCTCGAAACCGGTGGCTTCCCGATCGGTGAAGGTGGCTGGCGGTGGATTCTCGGCGTCTCGGCATTCCCCGCGCTGTTGACGTTCATCATTCGATTCTTCGTGCCGGAATCGGAACAGTGGAAGCATGCCCAGGCCAGCGGGCCGAAGCCGTCGCTGGTGGCGATTTTTGCCCCCGGATTGTGGCAGCGGACGATTCCCGGGGCACTGTTGGGGGCGGTCGCTCTGGTGGCGACTTGGGCCAGCATCCAGTGGATTGTGCCCTGGACAAATTCGATTTCGGGCCGACCAATGGACGGCTATATCGCGCAGATCTGCTCCGGAATCGGTGCGGCCTGCGGCTGTATCGGTGCGGCCGTTTTAGGGGCCGATCGCTCGCGTCGATTGGGCTACGCGGTGATGTGCATTCTCTCGCTGATTGTCTGCCAGACGTTATTTCGTGGATTCAACGGCGTGAGCGAAGTTGGTCTGCCGTTCTTTGGCATGGTGTTTCTCGCCGGGCTGACGACGGCGTCGTTCTACGGTTGGCTGCCGTTATATCTGCCGGAACTGTTCCCGACTCGATTGCGGGCTACCGGCCAAGGGTTCTGCTTCAACTGCGGGCGATTGATTGCCGCCGGCGGTGCATTAACCACCGGTGCATTGATGTCGAAAGATGGGATCTTTGCCGGGAATTTTGCCATGGCCGGCGCCACGATGAGCCTGATTTATCTCGTCGGATTGGTCGTCATTTGGATCGCCCCCGAGACTCGCGGCAAACCGATGCCGGAATAA
- a CDS encoding RNA ligase family protein, with product MLYYPKIPGSRAAPSGRCVAFEKYDGTNLHWDWDADFGWVSFGTRRDAFDWSDHGIAAFAEAHPDLADATRIFEANWAHSLAATLAGLPAERLGASVRCFTEFFGPSSFAGRHLRHEPKELRLIDVESESAGMWFPDDFLRDFGHLAIARVIASGKLTGQFADEIRRGKFPLAEGVICKGVHRQRQADGRVMESLWMVKIKTDAYQARLRQAFADRWEEFWE from the coding sequence ATGCTGTACTATCCGAAAATTCCAGGCAGTCGGGCAGCGCCGTCGGGGCGATGCGTGGCCTTCGAAAAATACGATGGCACCAATCTGCATTGGGATTGGGATGCCGACTTTGGTTGGGTATCGTTTGGCACCCGGCGTGATGCGTTCGATTGGTCGGATCATGGCATCGCGGCATTTGCCGAGGCTCACCCCGATTTGGCCGATGCGACCAGGATTTTCGAGGCGAATTGGGCGCATTCGCTGGCGGCGACCTTGGCCGGATTGCCAGCGGAGCGATTGGGGGCGAGCGTTCGTTGCTTCACCGAGTTTTTCGGGCCAAGCTCCTTTGCTGGCCGACATTTGCGTCATGAACCCAAGGAATTGCGATTGATCGATGTCGAATCGGAATCGGCGGGGATGTGGTTCCCGGACGATTTTCTGCGTGATTTTGGTCATTTGGCGATTGCTCGTGTGATCGCTTCCGGAAAATTGACCGGACAATTCGCGGATGAGATTCGACGAGGAAAATTCCCGTTGGCAGAAGGTGTGATCTGCAAAGGGGTGCATCGGCAGCGGCAGGCGGATGGGCGGGTGATGGAATCGCTGTGGATGGTGAAAATCAAGACCGATGCGTACCAAGCCCGGTTGCGCCAGGCGTTTGCGGATCGCTGGGAAGAGTTCTGGGAATGA
- a CDS encoding vWA domain-containing protein translates to MAESSRQLPSNMVAREFGEVNIRPVGTQLEVTFTIAMEPQGVDAEGWQTGVALDASGSMREWFGQSLKGSFPPEALAEYRQKGWVYTKNDDGRSITMARPEAYEDGLRRGYLKNSENIIQPLAREFIGYLAENLDADGGTTVIYWACGNGGATEVLGDFTAQQCRELVLEGPKSVKFGDGTQLLPALKYFVERFSDAARGMYLFLTDGRLDDLDAIKRYTRELAQAIANGNRNPVKCVLVGVGSEIDASQMEQLDDLDTGTDVDIWDHKIAQEMRSLVEIFAEVVDENQLVAPMGRIFDSMGKQVKNFPDGLPAKVTFTMPRGSQFFELEVGGERIRQSVVML, encoded by the coding sequence ATGGCCGAGAGCAGCCGACAACTTCCCAGCAATATGGTGGCCCGCGAGTTTGGCGAAGTCAACATTCGCCCCGTGGGCACCCAGTTGGAAGTGACCTTCACCATTGCCATGGAACCGCAAGGGGTCGATGCCGAAGGGTGGCAAACCGGCGTTGCATTGGATGCCAGCGGCTCCATGCGCGAATGGTTCGGGCAATCGCTGAAGGGGAGTTTCCCCCCTGAGGCGCTGGCGGAATACCGTCAAAAAGGCTGGGTCTACACCAAAAACGACGATGGTCGATCGATCACCATGGCCCGCCCCGAAGCCTACGAAGATGGCTTGCGACGTGGCTATCTGAAGAACAGCGAAAACATCATTCAACCGTTAGCCCGTGAATTCATCGGCTACCTCGCCGAGAATCTCGATGCCGACGGCGGAACCACGGTCATCTACTGGGCCTGTGGCAACGGCGGAGCCACCGAAGTTTTGGGCGATTTCACCGCACAACAATGCCGCGAATTAGTCTTGGAAGGCCCAAAATCGGTGAAATTCGGAGATGGCACACAGCTATTACCCGCGTTAAAATACTTCGTCGAGCGATTCAGCGACGCCGCCCGTGGCATGTATCTGTTCCTGACCGATGGCCGACTCGATGACCTCGACGCCATCAAACGCTACACTCGCGAGTTGGCCCAAGCCATTGCCAACGGGAACCGAAACCCGGTGAAGTGTGTCCTGGTTGGTGTCGGCAGCGAAATCGACGCCAGCCAAATGGAACAACTCGACGATCTGGACACCGGAACGGATGTCGATATTTGGGACCACAAAATCGCTCAGGAAATGCGCTCGCTGGTCGAGATTTTTGCCGAAGTCGTCGATGAAAATCAACTGGTCGCACCCATGGGCCGAATCTTCGATTCCATGGGCAAACAGGTGAAGAATTTCCCCGACGGCCTGCCCGCGAAAGTGACCTTCACCATGCCGCGAGGCTCGCAATTCTTTGAATTGGAAGTCGGCGGCGAACGGATTCGGCAATCGGTCGTGATGCTTTAA
- a CDS encoding amidohydrolase family protein, whose protein sequence is MRCIGLACVMVLLGIAPASGTGIRAESTTAAADWILHNGKVVTVDAAFSIHSAIAIAGEKIVAVGTDGAVMARRGPKTQVIDLHGKMVLPGLIDSHVHPLQAAMHEHDHPIPQMDTIADVLAYIRTRAEMLPEGAWISLSQVFITRLKEQRYPTRQELDTAAPHNPVIFSTGPDASVNSLALKLSGIDKDFQVRDGGPGYIEKDPQTGEPTGIIRSCTRYIKTQSTGNRKAERLDREFRLRQLFADYNAVGITGVIDRNASASAIEAYQSLLQQDALTVRVAVSHGVGTSGTIESIQKAVKAVADHPLRQGGPMLRIIGIKTFLDGGMLTGSAYMQKPWGVSEIYSIKDPEYRGLLFIPKERLLPIVQATVAAGLQFTAHSVGDGAVETLLNVYEEINRSMPVQATRPCLTHSNFMSEKAIRQCAKLGVVVDIQPVWLYLDSHTLRRQFGDDRLRYFQPLKSLFDAKVAVGGGSDHMQKIGSFRSVNPYNPFLGMQTALTRIGRFRDDPLHPEEALSREQVIRFYTANNSVLMFQESAIGTLEVGKFADLIVIDRDLLTCPVESIRDAQCLQTFLRGKRVFVSQEQPIFEPGAKLEVLAKDGAGGEGPAYDPEMGIFSSGNGHINRLTPDGKSQIFRKDAGTNGLLFDFQGNLLACEPVKRRVTRTDRAGNVTVLTDAYNGKKYNQPNDLTLDSKGRIYFSDPRYGTRDDMQQRDAQGRIIEGVYRIDPDGKVTRVIGREVERANGVLVSADDRYLFVADNNNDAIGGARKLYRFDLNADGSVDLASQRLLYDWGRGRGPDGLKQDIHGRLYVAGGLNRPNPPAEPATDVKGGVYVFSPDGKLLTFLPVPTDEVTNCAFTGKDRRTLVITGGGVLYQIRTTTPGRVTWPRD, encoded by the coding sequence ATGAGATGCATTGGGTTGGCATGTGTGATGGTTTTGTTGGGGATTGCTCCGGCAAGCGGGACAGGGATTCGAGCGGAATCGACGACGGCAGCGGCGGATTGGATCTTGCACAATGGCAAGGTTGTGACCGTGGACGCCGCGTTTTCGATTCATTCCGCCATCGCCATTGCTGGTGAGAAAATCGTCGCCGTTGGCACCGATGGGGCCGTGATGGCCCGGCGTGGCCCGAAGACGCAAGTGATTGATTTGCATGGGAAAATGGTGCTTCCAGGGCTGATTGATTCGCATGTGCATCCGCTTCAAGCGGCAATGCACGAGCACGATCATCCGATTCCTCAGATGGATACCATTGCGGATGTGCTTGCCTATATTCGCACGCGGGCGGAAATGCTTCCTGAAGGAGCGTGGATTTCGCTGTCGCAGGTGTTTATCACGCGGCTCAAAGAGCAGCGGTATCCCACGCGCCAGGAATTGGATACGGCCGCGCCCCACAATCCGGTGATTTTTTCCACCGGGCCCGATGCCTCGGTCAACTCGTTGGCCCTCAAGTTGAGCGGAATTGACAAGGATTTTCAGGTGCGGGACGGTGGGCCGGGGTACATCGAAAAAGATCCGCAGACCGGCGAGCCGACCGGGATTATTCGCAGTTGCACGCGGTATATCAAGACCCAATCGACGGGTAATCGCAAGGCGGAGCGGCTGGATCGGGAGTTTCGCCTGCGGCAACTGTTCGCCGATTACAACGCCGTGGGCATCACCGGGGTGATTGACCGGAACGCATCGGCGTCCGCGATTGAAGCCTATCAGTCGCTGCTGCAACAGGATGCGCTCACGGTGCGGGTCGCGGTGTCACACGGCGTCGGGACTAGCGGCACCATCGAATCGATCCAGAAAGCCGTGAAGGCGGTCGCGGATCATCCGTTGCGGCAAGGTGGGCCGATGCTGCGGATTATCGGCATCAAGACATTTTTGGACGGCGGCATGCTCACGGGCAGCGCATACATGCAGAAACCGTGGGGCGTTAGCGAGATTTATTCCATCAAAGACCCGGAATATCGCGGTTTGTTGTTCATTCCCAAGGAGCGATTGCTGCCGATTGTCCAAGCAACCGTCGCGGCCGGGCTGCAATTCACAGCGCATTCGGTGGGCGATGGCGCGGTGGAAACGCTGCTGAATGTCTACGAGGAGATCAACCGCAGCATGCCCGTGCAGGCGACGCGGCCATGTCTGACCCACTCGAATTTCATGAGCGAAAAGGCGATTCGGCAGTGCGCCAAACTCGGCGTGGTGGTCGATATTCAGCCGGTGTGGCTGTATCTCGATTCGCACACGTTGCGGCGGCAATTCGGCGATGATCGCCTGCGCTATTTCCAGCCGCTGAAGAGTCTGTTTGATGCGAAGGTGGCCGTGGGCGGCGGGTCGGATCACATGCAGAAAATTGGCTCATTTCGCTCGGTGAATCCGTACAATCCGTTTCTCGGAATGCAAACGGCGCTCACCCGAATTGGCCGGTTCCGAGACGATCCGCTGCACCCCGAAGAGGCACTTTCCCGTGAGCAGGTGATTCGCTTTTACACGGCGAATAATTCGGTGCTCATGTTCCAGGAATCCGCCATCGGCACGCTGGAAGTGGGGAAATTCGCCGATTTGATCGTCATCGACCGCGATTTGCTGACCTGCCCGGTCGAATCGATTCGCGATGCGCAATGCTTGCAGACATTTCTGCGAGGCAAACGGGTATTTGTGTCGCAAGAGCAGCCAATTTTCGAGCCGGGGGCCAAATTGGAGGTGCTGGCCAAGGATGGGGCCGGGGGCGAAGGGCCAGCGTATGATCCGGAAATGGGCATTTTTTCGAGCGGAAACGGCCACATCAATCGACTCACGCCCGATGGCAAGTCGCAGATTTTTCGCAAAGATGCGGGCACCAACGGGCTGCTGTTCGATTTCCAAGGCAATTTGCTGGCTTGCGAGCCGGTCAAGCGGCGCGTGACCCGAACCGATCGAGCCGGGAACGTAACCGTGCTGACCGATGCGTACAATGGCAAAAAATACAATCAACCCAACGATTTGACGTTGGATTCCAAGGGGCGAATCTATTTTTCGGATCCGCGGTACGGCACACGGGATGATATGCAGCAGCGAGACGCCCAAGGCCGCATCATCGAGGGTGTCTATCGAATCGATCCCGACGGCAAAGTCACCCGCGTCATTGGTCGCGAGGTGGAACGGGCCAACGGGGTGCTGGTGTCTGCGGATGATCGCTATTTGTTCGTGGCGGATAACAACAACGATGCCATCGGCGGAGCGCGAAAGCTCTATCGATTTGATCTCAACGCGGATGGTTCGGTGGACCTCGCCAGTCAGCGATTGCTGTATGATTGGGGCCGAGGGCGGGGGCCGGACGGCTTGAAACAGGATATTCACGGTCGGCTCTATGTCGCGGGTGGCTTGAATCGCCCGAATCCGCCTGCGGAACCTGCAACTGATGTCAAGGGCGGGGTTTACGTCTTTAGCCCCGACGGGAAATTGCTGACATTCCTGCCGGTGCCCACGGACGAAGTGACGAATTGTGCCTTCACCGGCAAAGACCGCCGCACGTTGGTCATCACCGGCGGCGGCGTGCTGTACCAGATTCGCACGACCACCCCAGGCCGCGTCACCTGGCCACGGGATTGA
- a CDS encoding enolase C-terminal domain-like protein, with product MPSTDICVREILTQFEDYRYRTPIKFGGIAIDRATILNVTVTVEDRNGKRGLGFGSMPLGNVWSFPSRKLTYDQTLAAMKAVIDRIAFCTLEPHEFGHPIDLNHELEPRYLADADALSQSLELADPIPKLCTLVCASAFDAAIHDAFGKLVGKNCYATLTPEFLPHDVGHYLGSEFAGDRLESHITTDPKPVMPLYHLVGALDPLTPGELISPIGDGLPETLGDWIRTDGLTHLKIKLNGDDLAWDVSRVLAVDRVAAEVQAQRGVTAWVYSLDFNERCQNVDYLLAFLRQLREQSPAGFDRVQYVEQPTARDLKANPENRMHEAAKLKPVVIDESLNDLESLQLAREMGYTGAALKACKGQSQSLLMAAAIRKYGMFLCVQDLTCPGASLIHSAGLAAHVKGVAAIESNARQYMPAANEPWATNFPGIFRIHDGTMATACLNGLGLGAVGANAQPPRLDG from the coding sequence ATGCCCTCGACCGACATCTGCGTCCGCGAAATTCTCACGCAGTTCGAAGACTACCGCTATCGCACCCCCATCAAGTTCGGCGGCATCGCCATCGACCGCGCGACGATTTTGAATGTCACCGTCACCGTCGAAGATCGCAACGGCAAGCGGGGCTTGGGCTTCGGCTCGATGCCGCTGGGCAATGTCTGGTCGTTCCCCTCGCGCAAACTCACCTACGATCAAACGCTCGCCGCCATGAAAGCGGTGATCGATCGCATCGCGTTCTGCACGCTGGAACCGCACGAATTCGGCCACCCGATCGATCTCAACCACGAACTCGAACCGCGCTATCTGGCGGATGCGGACGCGCTGTCGCAATCGCTGGAATTGGCCGATCCGATTCCCAAGCTCTGCACGCTCGTCTGTGCGTCGGCATTTGATGCGGCCATTCACGACGCCTTCGGCAAACTGGTGGGCAAGAATTGCTATGCGACGCTGACGCCGGAGTTTTTGCCGCACGATGTCGGGCATTATCTCGGCTCGGAATTTGCGGGCGACCGCCTGGAATCGCACATCACCACCGACCCCAAGCCGGTCATGCCGCTGTATCACTTGGTCGGTGCGCTCGATCCGCTGACGCCGGGCGAACTCATCTCGCCGATTGGCGATGGGCTGCCGGAGACGCTCGGCGATTGGATTCGCACCGATGGTCTCACGCACCTCAAAATCAAACTCAATGGCGATGACCTGGCGTGGGATGTCTCGCGGGTGCTGGCCGTGGACCGTGTCGCGGCGGAAGTGCAAGCCCAGCGAGGAGTTACCGCGTGGGTCTACTCGCTCGATTTCAATGAACGCTGTCAGAATGTCGACTATTTGCTCGCCTTTTTGCGACAACTGCGCGAGCAATCCCCCGCCGGATTCGATCGCGTGCAGTATGTCGAACAGCCGACCGCACGGGATCTCAAGGCCAATCCCGAAAATCGCATGCACGAGGCGGCCAAACTCAAGCCGGTGGTCATCGACGAATCATTGAACGATCTGGAGAGTCTACAACTGGCCCGCGAGATGGGCTACACCGGGGCCGCGTTGAAAGCCTGCAAGGGACAATCGCAATCGCTGCTGATGGCGGCGGCGATTCGCAAATACGGGATGTTTCTTTGCGTGCAGGATCTCACCTGTCCGGGTGCCTCGCTGATTCACTCGGCGGGTCTGGCAGCGCATGTCAAGGGTGTGGCCGCCATCGAATCGAACGCCCGTCAGTACATGCCCGCCGCAAATGAGCCGTGGGCGACCAACTTCCCGGGCATCTTCCGCATTCACGATGGCACCATGGCCACCGCATGCCTGAATGGGCTGGGCCTGGGTGCGGTCGGCGCCAATGCACAACCGCCCCGACTCGACGGATGA